From the genome of Candidatus Poribacteria bacterium, one region includes:
- a CDS encoding alpha-ketoacid dehydrogenase subunit beta, with amino-acid sequence MPKISYAQAGTDALIEEMQRDATTFHLATSAADELVNEFGSERVRATPIAEGAFTGIAIGAAGSGYRPIINWGMITFSFVAMDQIVNQAAKIHYMFGGQAKFPITFRASVGGGRRVAAQHSQSPYSMFMNLAGLKMILPSTPYDMKGLLKSAIRDDNPVISFESNRLMGVEGEVPGEDYTVPLGVADTKREGSDVTLVALAWLVHEGLAAAEMLEKEGVSVEVIDPRSLVPLDESAIRTSVQKTGRLVIADEAGPTAGASAEIITVVTEDNETFTKLKAPPKRVCALHVPIPYSPGLEDHVFPDRDNIVVGIREVLDAG; translated from the coding sequence ATGCCAAAAATCTCTTATGCACAAGCCGGAACAGACGCGCTCATCGAGGAGATGCAGCGAGACGCAACCACATTTCACCTTGCAACTAGCGCTGCAGACGAACTGGTCAATGAATTCGGATCCGAACGAGTGCGCGCCACACCCATCGCCGAGGGTGCCTTTACAGGTATCGCCATCGGCGCAGCGGGGTCAGGCTATCGACCGATTATCAACTGGGGAATGATAACATTTTCTTTCGTCGCCATGGACCAGATCGTAAATCAGGCGGCAAAAATTCACTACATGTTCGGGGGCCAAGCGAAGTTTCCCATCACATTTCGCGCCTCGGTCGGAGGCGGCAGACGGGTCGCCGCCCAACACTCCCAGAGTCCGTATTCAATGTTTATGAACCTTGCGGGATTGAAGATGATATTGCCTTCAACCCCTTACGATATGAAGGGACTGCTCAAATCTGCCATCCGCGACGACAACCCCGTGATCTCGTTTGAATCCAACCGGCTCATGGGCGTTGAGGGCGAGGTGCCGGGGGAAGATTACACGGTGCCATTGGGGGTCGCTGATACCAAACGGGAAGGTAGCGATGTCACATTGGTAGCACTGGCTTGGCTCGTGCACGAGGGGCTCGCTGCAGCCGAAATGCTTGAGAAAGAGGGCGTTTCCGTCGAAGTCATCGATCCACGTTCCCTCGTACCTCTAGATGAGTCAGCAATTCGCACCTCTGTCCAGAAAACTGGCAGGCTGGTCATCGCCGATGAGGCAGGTCCCACCGCAGGCGCATCAGCAGAGATCATAACCGTAGTCACTGAAGATAACGAAACCTTTACAAAGCTGAAAGCACCGCCCAAGCGTGTTTGCGCGCTGCATGTGCCGATCCCGTATAGCCCCGGACTCGAAGACCATGTATTCCCAGATCGGGATAACATCGTTGTAGGTATAAGGGAAGTGCTTGACGCCGGGTGA
- a CDS encoding amidohydrolase family protein, whose product MIIDTHTHFYDPTRPEGVPWPDPDDDVLYRPVYPEHHKALAIPEGVTGTVVVEASTWVEDNQWILDLAENEPFIVGFVGNLDIGSADFESNLERYSANPFFRGVRLRGVDIGEVVRGGNLANIEMFAAKDLSVDLLSSPDALPSVAALAAKIPELRIVINHVAGVPIDGQAPDAGWVEGMQMAAANPYVYCKVSGLVESTKDKPSPTDVAYYAPTVDVLWDAFGVDRLVYGSNWPVSERFADYAMVQRIVSQYFNAKGVVATEKYFWRNATAAYKWLDRD is encoded by the coding sequence ATGATTATTGATACACATACACATTTTTACGATCCAACACGGCCCGAAGGCGTACCTTGGCCCGATCCCGACGATGACGTGCTTTATCGCCCTGTGTACCCAGAGCACCACAAGGCACTTGCCATCCCTGAAGGTGTGACCGGAACCGTAGTTGTTGAGGCGAGCACATGGGTTGAGGATAATCAGTGGATACTTGACCTTGCGGAAAATGAACCGTTTATCGTTGGGTTCGTTGGGAATTTAGACATAGGTTCGGCGGATTTTGAGAGTAACCTTGAACGCTATTCTGCGAATCCATTTTTCCGAGGTGTACGGCTTCGAGGGGTAGATATCGGAGAGGTTGTGAGGGGTGGAAATCTGGCGAACATTGAGATGTTTGCTGCGAAGGATTTATCGGTAGATCTTTTATCATCGCCAGATGCTTTGCCGAGTGTCGCTGCACTCGCAGCAAAAATTCCAGAGCTACGCATTGTTATTAATCACGTCGCCGGTGTGCCTATTGATGGGCAAGCGCCAGATGCGGGGTGGGTCGAAGGGATGCAGATGGCGGCAGCAAACCCGTATGTCTACTGTAAAGTTTCAGGATTGGTGGAAAGTACGAAAGACAAGCCCTCACCTACCGATGTGGCGTATTATGCGCCGACAGTGGATGTCTTATGGGATGCATTTGGGGTGGATCGGTTGGTCTACGGCAGCAATTGGCCCGTATCTGAACGCTTTGCCGACTATGCGATGGTGCAGCGAATCGTATCCCAATACTTCAACGCGAAGGGAGTCGTCGCCACTGAGAAGTATTTTTGGAGGAACGCCACGGCGGCATACAAGTGGTTAGATCGGGACTGA